The following proteins are co-located in the Apium graveolens cultivar Ventura chromosome 5, ASM990537v1, whole genome shotgun sequence genome:
- the LOC141660240 gene encoding uncharacterized protein LOC141660240 yields the protein MEVHGLPWCIIDDFIGDFNYLMAEDEKKRRVRHPRALLSGFSEIIMEYDLVNLGFTREKFTWEWAEVIIHEMSTSDHMPIFLQLNKQVYIPKGGRFRFENMWIKDKECYNNIIKDCWWDDIFNEILEKMARCIRLEEWGGDLIKDLKRKLITRRRELQIL from the exons ATGGAGGTACACGGGTTACCATGGTGCATCATTGATGACTTCATTGGTGACTTTAACTATTTAATGGCTGAAGACGAGAAGAAAAGGAGAGTAAGGCATCCTCGTGCATTATTAAGTGGTTTTTCGGAAATAATTATGGAATATGATTTGGTTAATTTGGGATTTACTAGAGAGAAGTTTACATGGGAAT GGGCGGAAGTTATTATTCATGAAATGTCTACGTCAGATCATATGCCAATTTTTCTACAACTAAACAAGCAAGTGTATATTCCAAAGGGAGGGAGATTTAGATTTGAAAATATGTGGATTAAGGACAAGGAGTGTTACAATAATATTATTAAAGATTGCTGGTGGGATGATATTTTTAATGAAATTCTCGAAAAGATGGCTCGTTGTATTCGTTTGGAAGAGTGGGGTGGGGATTTGATTAAAGATCTGAAAAGAAAGTTAATAACACGTAGACGAGAATTGCAAATATTGTAG